In Plasmodium knowlesi strain H genome assembly, chromosome: 7, one DNA window encodes the following:
- a CDS encoding dynein light chain, putative encodes MNDTEKFEDEFDIELMEEIGKQTISQFLEKMHYNDEKTNFWVSQILDTTLKELSKLNKPFKYVATCTLMEKNGSPLTTSNVCLWNENSDGLCSVQMGNETLDCILCIYAIKT; translated from the exons ATGAATGACACGGAGAAGTTTGAG GACGAATTCGACATTGAGCTGATGGAGGAGATAGGCAAACAA ACCATTTCGCAGTTTctggaaaaaatgcactaCAATGATGAGAAAACGAATTTCTGGGTATCTCAGATTCTAGACACAACCTTGAAGGAGTTGTCCAAACTGAATAAACCCTTTAAATACGTTG CTACCTGCACTTTGATGGAGAAAAACGGATCCCCGCTAACAACCTCGAACGTTTGTCTGTGGAACGAAAATTCGGACG GCCTCTGCAGCGTGCAAATGGGAAACGAAACTTTGGACTGCATCCTCTGTATATATGCTATAAAAACGTGA
- a CDS encoding RNA-binding protein, putative: MSTIRWVDLLSSESNLSHSVTNNEDVAEKAKKKKFPYSQERDLNSSFLNSYNGDLDNSNVGINLKIKNMSIGGKKEKEEKPVVSDDRNIEQMTRWGKESEREKNLPSGTPKGEIAQTGDGQSGKSAEGERPNDSKIVHSNAEEEADVSGNVMAENVGKEENCVNEKLMNPSHGKQNQKDKSVPKVDSADGISNSSIVIEKSNRKGEQYLNAEENPTEENNRKKVLRRVSVQSESSISTIEGAKKVSGRRASAEKKRNSSNISTQNKGSRNNKIKNVSVDKESIQNSYFARYIVKKGGENRKIVGGESVQGEVSMGTPHKGKKRKDRALLCENSTTSKFNCTLSHDVTVDDNNVPLNPTKKVKSRVKQRAFDEGAVKEGVNVEGKEGTNIAPGAPGKNHHNKETKVVTKSAIADEPQMANQDRSNLEIMENMSTPRKKHLPTVNHYKNLSSDNIDMEKFKNFDANFINYLGDIQSQFSDPFVNSNSNRVNSRLKEIAVGKSTKEYKNYVKMVKYEERMDDDPTTPNAYENVTNAKFQAKYNLWRKKLHKFDSIG, translated from the exons ATGTCTACAATTAGATGGGTGGATCTGCTATCCAGCGAGTCGA ACCTCTCCCACTCAGTCACGAACAATGAGGATGTTGCCGAGAAGgccaagaagaaaaagttccCCTACAGTCAAGAGAGGGACCTAAACAGtagttttttaaattcatacAACGGAGATCTGGACAACAGCAATGTGGGgataaatttgaaaataaaaaatatgtccattggaggaaagaaggagaaggaagagaagccCGTTGTCAGTGATGATAGGAACATTGAACAAATGACCCGATGGGGAAAGGAgagtgaaagggaaaagaacctACCCAGTGGAACCCCAAAAGGGGAGATAGCCCAAACAGGAGACGGACAGTCAGGCAAAAGCGCGGAAGGAGAGCGCCCCAACGATTCAAAAATTGTTCATAGTAatgcagaagaagaagcagatgTTTCAGGGAATGTGATGGCAGAGAATGtagggaaggaggaaaactgTGTGAATGAGAAATTAATGAATCCTTCCCATGGGAAGCAAAATCAGAAAGATAAGTCAGTCCCAAAGGTGGACTCCGCCGACGGAATATCTAATAGTAGTATCGTCATCGAAAAGAGCAATAGAAAGGGGGAACAGTACCTCAATGCAGAGGAAAACCcaacagaagaaaacaacaGGAAAAAAGTTCTCAGGAGAGTGAGCGTGCAGAGTGAAAGTAGCATATCCACAATTGAAGGTGCAAAGAAGGTGAGTGGGAGAAGAGCAAGTgcggagaagaagaggaactcATCAAACATATCTACACAGAACAAAGGAAGTAGgaacaacaaaataaaaaatgtttctgtggataaggaatcgATACAAAATTCCTACTTTGCTCGATATATTGTGAAGAAAGGGGGTGAAAATAGAAAGATCGTAGGAGGGGAGAGTGTGCAGGGGGAAGTGTCGATGGGGACCCCCcataaggggaagaagaggaaagacAGGGCATTATTGTGCGAGAATAGCACGACTTCTAAGTTCAATTGCACACTTTCGCATGATGTGACCGTGGACGACAACAACGTACCTCTGAACCCAACGAAGAAGGTGAAGAGCAGGGTCAAGCAGAGGGCCTTCGATGAGGGAGCGGTGAAGGAGGGTGTAAATgtggaggggaaggaaggaacaaataTAGCGCCCGGTGCACCGGGGAAAAACCATCATAATAAGGAAACCAAAGTCGTAACGAAGAGCGCCATTGCTGATGAACCTCAAATGGCCAATCAAGATAGGAGTAATTTAGaaataatggaaaatatgTCTACGCCccgaaaaaaacatttaccCACCGTAAATCACTACAAGAATCTGAGCAGCGATAACATTGACATGGAGAAGTTTAAAAACTTCGACGCgaattttattaattatttGGGAGACATACAAAGCCAATTCAGTGATCCATTCGTGAACTCCAATAGCAACCGAGTGAACAGCCGACTGAAGGAAATAGCCGTAGGAAAATCCACCAAGGAGTACAAGAATTATGTGAAAATGGTGAAGTATGAGGAGAGGATGGATGACGATCCCACTACGCCCAACGCTTATGAGAATGTTACAAATGCAAAATTCCAGGCCAAATACAACCTGTGGAGGAAGAAGCTCCACAAGTTTGATTCCATCGGGTAG
- a CDS encoding KIR protein, whose product MAPNSETECKLENLPSRKIYNKFKGNGHANYTCPNISSWTNEIENILDGKITNNYQHEVVPYSQQIAKTLCLLTKVNDKRTVGAPCEKVLCDFFYFWLSDLLHGKLRGVITVRQGGSQHISQKVVIRQIFETLNGLPSNLCASRFMHNNIEADFNAQRRKILDYYYDHRTIWNNIKNNQSAGSSCAVAYTQYLSDAQSAYGQLSATTEDPNDHFLTNFWKKNFKDQSKIPKPENLQSEATKRNPPALSGEEDSEIENLLSCLAQLSSVAATLPSNEDSQVQASHKQDSTHDRSSTSSQHQSFLFNNFFSDDTNIVTLSSVMAAGAIFPLIGSLLYKYDLLPSGIRKFFFSGRSGTRMRRTTFEPNSGTEMENFTEYYTENGSTTTDPTEYSTVAGSSSNLTTTSTEDSSILYNEDGPSRSPSPRPLPRKKRGRGNNRRGQNISYHSMEG is encoded by the exons atggcACCGAATTCAGAAACG GAATGCAAATTGGAGAACTTACCCTctagaaaaatatacaacaaATTTAAGGGGAATGGTCACGCCAATTATACATGTCCGAACATCAGTTCTTGGACAAATGAAATAGAGAATATTCTAGATGGTAAAATAACAAATAATTACCAACACGAAGTCGTTCCATATTCTCAACAAATTGCCAAGACTTTGTGCCTCCTAACTAAGGTGAACGATAAAAGGACGGTGGGAGCACCTTGTGAGAAGGTGTTGTGTgactttttctatttttggTTAAGTGATCTGCTACATGGAAAATTGAGGGGGGTTATTACAGTACGTCAAGGTGGTAGCCAACACATCTCACAGAAGGTGGTTATCAGACAAATATTCGAGACATTGAATGGATTGCCCAGCAACCTGTGTGCGAGCAGATTTATGCATAACAATATAGAAGCAGATTTTAATGCCCAGCGTAGAAAAATATTGGATTATTACTACGATCATAGAACAATATGgaacaacataaaaaataaccaaTCCGCCGGGTCCAGCTGCGCTGTTGCATATACGCAATATCTGAGTGATGCACAAAGTGCTTATGGTCAATTATCTGCAACCACTGAAGATCCTAATGATCATTTCTTGACAAACTTCTGGAAGAAGAACTTCAAGGACCAGAGCAAAATCCCCAAACCAGAGAATCTGCAGTCTGAAGCAACCAAGAGGAATCCTCCAGCTCTATCAGGCGAGGAAGACAGCGAAATTGAGAACCTCCTTTCCTGCTTAGCACAGTTGTCCTCAGTAGCTGCTACATTACCATCGAACGAGGACTCGCAGGTGCAAGCATCACATAAACAGGATTCCACTCATGATAGGAGTTCTACAAGTTCCCAACATcaatctttcctttttaataactTCTTTTCTGATGATACAAATATCGTTACTTTATCTTCTGTTATGGCAGCAGGAGCTATATTTCCATTAATTGGTTCTCTTCTATATAAA TATGATCTTTTACCATCTGGAATACGTAAATTCTTCTTTAGTGGCAGAAGTGGAACCAGAATGAGAAGAACAACATTCGAACCGAATTCTGGCacggaaatggaaaatttcacTGAATATTACACAGAAAACGGCTCAACAACAACAGATCCAACAGAATATTCCACAGTAGCAGGTTCATCATCAAATTTAACAACAACTTCAACAGAGGACAGTTCTATTTTATATAATGAAGATGGACCATCGCGATCACCATCACCACGACCATTaccgagaaaaaaaaggggaagaggaaataatAGAAGGGGCCAAAATATTAGTTATCATAGTATGGAAGGTTGA
- a CDS encoding serine/threonine protein phosphatase 4, putative → MRTRCLEKQIETLKKCQLLSEAEVKHLCEQAKLILVNQENIKHVNLPVVVCGDIHGQFHDLTELFHIGNEPPEVNYIFLGDYVDRGKYSVETFLLLLALKIKYPNEITLLRGNHESRQITEVYGFYDECIKKYGSINVWKYCTDLMDYLSIGAIIENNYFCIHGGLSPSFNQIQDLNKINRFQEIPRNGSLCDIMWSDPNDKNGWDKSPRGAGHLFGPDIVHKFCHLNDIEIIARAHQLVMEGYKWWFDKKLVTVWSAPNYCYRCGNIASIMEIDENGTFEFKCFGPSTAENSTSHLVKKYPPIYFS, encoded by the coding sequence ATGAGAACAAGGTGCCTGGAGAAACAGATCGAGACGTTGAAAAAGTGCCAGTTATTATCAGAAGCGGAAGTGAAGCATCTGTGTGAGCAAGCTAAACTAATCCTCGTCAACCAAGAAAATATCAAACATGTGAATCTGCCTGTGGTGGTTTGTGGAGATATACATGGACAGTTCCATGATCTGACCGAGCTCTTTCACATAGGGAATGAACCACCAGAAGtgaattatattttcctgGGTGATTATGTGGACCGAGGAAAATACAGCGTGGAAACCTTCCTGTTGCTACTAGCCCTGAAGATAAAGTACCCAAATGAAATTACCTTACTAAGGGGAAATCATGAAAGCAGACAAATTACCGAAGTGTATGGATTTTATGATGAGtgcattaaaaaatatgggtCGATAAATGTATGGAAATACTGCACCGATTTGATGGATTATCTCTCTATTGGTGCAATTATTGAAAATAACTACTTCTGTATTCATGGGGGGTTATCACCTTCCTTCAACCAAATTCAAGATCTGAACAAAATTAATAGATTTCAGGAAATCCCCAGGAATGGCTCTCTATGTGATATTATGTGGTCAGACCCGAATGATAAAAACGGGTGGGATAAGAGTCCAAGAGGTGCAGGACATTTATTTGGCCCAGATATTGTTCATAAGTTTTGTCATCTAAACGATATTGAAATCATTGCCAGGGCTCATCAACTCGTCATGGAGGGGTACAAATGGTGGTTTGATAAAAAACTTGTCACCGTGTGGTCTGCTCCCAACTACTGTTACCGCTGTGGCAACATCGCCAGTATAATGGAGATCGATGAAAATGGAACGTTCGAATTTAAGTGCTTCGGCCCATCGACGGCTGAGAACAGCACAAGCCACTTGGTGAAGAAGTATCCcccaatatatttttcctga
- a CDS encoding cytochrome c oxidase subunit 5B, putative: MHLVKPARVFVRRDLGHFQRKFLFNASTISKCSQIQSPFSCFTNKVQKRNYLHFARTLPEDYELPLDTFPENINEILKKDKKTLDFIQSYWYWKIRSESNLLNYEKLVKKSYKQLAVDMGMQIANPDNEHMLALLEFYEYLKSSPFVGPFGTIENPVIVPSVHTERVVCCTGGTGENEHVPLFFRCREGFLYRCGECDQIFMHVRVLYSLEDGNDPFPNDPDVDDVFDLNLIEENMSLYNDDQYVRWPTGNVTYRQMFLQGKWGNQKPNNVSYISSEK, from the exons ATGCATTTGGTTAAGCCAGCCAGAGTGTTCGTAAGGAGAGACTTGGGCCATTTTCAGAGGAAGTTCCTCTTTAACGCGAGCACCATATCTAAGTGTAGTCAAATCCAGAGCCCATTTTCATGCTTTACCAATAAAGTGCAGAAAAGAAACTACCTCCACTTTGCTCGTACATTACCGGAAGATTACGAACTGCCGTTAGATACATTCCCAGAAAATATCAACGAAATCTTaaagaaggataaaaagACACTGGACTTCATCCAGAGTTACTGGTACTGGAAGATTCGTAGCGAGAGCAATTTGCTAAATTATGAGAAGCTCGTGAAGAAGTCGTATAAGCAGTTGGCCGTGGACATGGGCATGCAG ATTGCCAACCCGGATAATGAGCACATGCTGGCCTTGCTGGAATTTTACGAATACCTAAAGTCTTCGCCATTTGTTGGACCCTTTGGAACCATTGAAAACCCCGTTATTGTGCCCAGTGTACACACAGAGCGAGTCGTCTGCTGCACGGGGGGTACGGGGGAAAACGAGCACGTCCCTCTATTCTTTCGATGCAGGGAAGGGTTTTTATATCGCTGCGGAGAGTGTGATCAAATTTTTATGCACGTGCGCGTGCTGTACTCACTGGAGGATGGGAACGACCCCTTTCCCAATGACCCCGATGTAGATGATGTATTTGATTTAAATTTAATTGAAGAGAACATGAGTCTGTACAACGACGACCAGTACGTCCGGTGGCCCACCGGGAATGTGACCTACAGGCAGATGTTTCTCCAgggaaaatggggaaatcAGAAACCGAACAACGTTTCGTACATAAGTTCTGAGAAGTGA
- a CDS encoding phosphatidylserine decarboxylase, which yields MKKNGRDNNFYHLYKNKYLITGVTILSFILMFQYKYHEVLTLHDNSENAVQSSKLFWARLLFGRTRSRITGQILKMEIPNTYRLFIFNFLIKYMHINKEEIKYPIESYKSIGDFFSRYIREETRPIGDVSDYSIVSPCDSELIDYGELTSEYLENIKGVKFNVNTFLGSKFQKKHNDGSTKFFYAIFYLSPKKYHHFHAPFNFKYKIRRHISGELFPVFQGMFKFINNLFNINERVILSGEWKGGNVYYAAISAYNVGNIKIINDEELVTNNLRHQLSYMGGDINTKIFDSYKSVEVGDEIGEFRMGSSIVVIFENKKDFSWNVNQNQTVSVGQRLGGIGEPVKEENRFIKIRS from the coding sequence atgaagaagaatggaAGAGACAACAACTTCTACCACTTGTACAAGAACAAGTACCTGATCACGGGTGTGACAATCCTGTCCTTCATCCTCATGTTTCAATACAAGTACCATGAAGTGCTAACCCTACACGATAATAGTGAAAATGCTGTACAGAGCAGTAAGCTTTTCTGGGCGCGACTCCTCTTCGGACGAACAAGGAGTCGAATTACAGGgcaaatattaaaaatggaaatccCAAACACATACAGATTgttcattttcaattttttaattaaatacatgcacatcaataaggaagaaataaaatacccAATAGAGTCTTACAAATCCATCGGAGATTTTTTCTCCCGTTATATTAGAGAGGAAACGAGACCCATTGGAGATGTTAGTGATTACTCTATAGTCAGTCCATGTGACAGTGAACTCATAGATTACGGAGAATTAACCTCAGAATATCTAGAAAATATTAAGGGAGTCAAATTTAATGTAAACACTTTCTTGGGATCCAAATTCCAGAAGAAGCATAATGATGGAAGtaccaaatttttttatgccattttttatttaagtcCAAAAAAATACCACCATTTTCATGCCCCTTTTAATTTCAAGTACAAAATTAGGAGACACATATCTGGAGAATTATTTCCAGTTTTTCAAGGCATGTTTAAATTTATTAACAACCTCTTTAATATTAACGAGAGGGTAATCCTGTCCGGGGAATGGAAAGGTGGCAATGTGTATTATGCCGCCATTAGTGCTTACAATGtaggaaatattaaaattattaatgaTGAAGAATTGGTTACGAATAATTTAAGGCATCAGTTAAGCTACATGGGAGGAGATATCAACACCAAGATTTTCGACTCCTATAAAAGTGTCGAAGTTGGAGACGAAATTGGGGAATTCAGAATGGGCTCATCCattgttgtaatttttgaaaataaaaaggactTCTCCTGGAATGTCAACCAAAATCAAACTGTTTCCGTAGGCCAGAGGCTTGGCGGGATCGGTGAACCCGTCAAGGAGGAAAACAGGTTCATCAAAATTAGAAGCTGA